ATGAGTACCGTTATCATGGCGTTATCGAGATAACTGGCCCGCCGCGCCCACCACAACGCAGTAATCCACATATGCCTGATGATAAGGCCAATAATTGTGTAGCAGCACACCTTGGTTCAGACATGATATCCTAGCCACATTATTCCTTCGTATGAACGCCGCTATGAAATTAAACTTCCGCTTACAAAACGCGCTTTCTGCCACACCTTCCCTGCCAATCATGCTGATCCATGGGCTATTTGGTAATCTGGATAATCTGGGTGTTTTGGCTCGTGACTTGCAAAAAGATCATAACGTGATTCAGGTTGATATGCGTGACCATGGTTTATCACCCCGATCACCGCAAGTGAATTATCCTGCGATGGCGCAAGATGTACTGGAACTGCTGGACCACCTCGCCATAGAGAAAGCCATTATTATCGGCCATTCAATGGGCGGCAAAGTGGCAATGGCGCTGACGGCGATTGCTCCTCACCGTATTGAAAAGCTGGTCGCGATTGATGTCGCCCCTGTTAATTATCAAGTCCGCCGCCACGACCAGATCTTTACTGCCCTTAATGCCGTGAGTAATGCAGGTATAACCCAGCGACAAGAAGCCGCTCAATTGATGCGTGAATACATAAAAGAAGAAGGTGTCATTCAGTTCTTATTAAAGTCATTCCAAAACGGCGAATGGCGGTTTAATGTGCCCGCACTATGGGATCAATACGAAAATATTGTTGGTTGGCAACCTATTCCACCGTGGCCGCATCCGATCTTGTTTATTCGTGGTGAATTGTCGCCGTATATTCAAGATAGCCACCGTGATGAAATTGCCCGTCAATTCCCACAAGCCCGCGCCTATGTAGTCGCAGGGACAGGCCATTGGGTTCATGCGGAAAAACCAGATTCTGTCTTGCGGGCGATCCACCGCTTTATTGATGCAAACAGCACTGATGAAAAAGAGACTGAGTAAAAAAAGTACAGCTCACGATGGGGATTGATTAAAAATCATCCCCTGGGGAAAAAAAATGTATTTCCTGTGGAAAAATTGTGCAAAAAAGAACGAATTAGCACAATCTAATCACAGTAAAGCATTGTCGTTGCTCAGTTGGCTGGGGTATTATGGCGCGCTCTAATTTTGCTGCGGGCTTCGGTCGCTGTTCACGGATCGTAACCGGTGCAAATGCAAATTCAGGCTGCTGGTATATAGGTTATTCAATGCGCTCAAGCTATGTTCTCAACCTGAAACATGTAAACCGAATCGTCAGACAAGGCTCCGTTACGCTTTCTGATGTAAATCCCTTGTAGTACCGCTACCTATGGCAAAAGAACAAACGGACCGCACAACGCTGGATCTGTTCGCAGATGAACGCCGCCCTGGGCGTCCGAAAACAAATCCATTATCCCGTGATGAGCAGCTTAGGATTAATAAGCGAAATCAACTACGGCGCGACAAAGTGCGTGGCTTACGACGCGTGGAACTGAAGATTAATGCCGATGCCGTCGATGCTCTCAACAGCCTTGCTGAGCAACGTAACATCAGCCGCAGTGAACTGATTGAACAAATGTTGTTGGCTCAATTAGCTCACTCACAAGACGGGTTTTAACCCTATCGGTTACCACGACGGCGTGGCGTAATCACTTACGCCACGCCGTTTTTACTTTATCCCCGTCGTACTTGAAGCCACACGGCTGTTAGCTATTTTTAGAATGTTTCCCAGTTTGCGTTACTGTCCGCTTTGGCGGTGGCAGGTGCTGTGGTTCGCTGATTTGCCCGCATTTTCACCACCGGTTTTGCTCGTTCGTCATCTGCCTTTAATTTAAACACGGCCACCGCTTGGTTTAATTGAGTAGCCTGTTCTTCTAGCGAGGCTGCCGCACGGGAGGCTTGCTGTACCAACGCAGCATTTTGCTGTGTCACGCTATCCATTTCTGCCACCGCCTGCCCGACCTGGCTAATACCTTTACTCTGTTCATCGGACGCAGAGGCTATCTCACCCATTAAATCCGTTACATTAGTGATAGAACGAACAATCTCATCCATAGTAATACCGGCACTTTCTACTAATGCCGAGCCACTACTGACACGACTGACCGACTCATTAATCAAACCATCAATCTCTTTCGCCGCCTGTGCACTGCGTTGTGCAAGATTACGCACCTCACTGGCGACCACGGCAAAGCCACGACCTTGCTCACCGGCACGGGCAGCTTCAACGGCCGCGTTAAGGGCCAAAATGTTAGTCTGAAAAGCGATGCTGTTAATTACCGTAGTAATATCAGCTATTTTCCGCGAACTGGCTGAAATCTCATTCATGGTGTTAACCACATCTGCTACCAATACTCCGCCCTTTTTCGCGGTGGCAGAGGCATTGGCCGCCAGTTGACTGGCATGATGTGCATTATCAGCATTGTGTTTTACCGTTGCGGTTAACTGCTCCATGCTAGCCGCCGTTTCTTCAAGCGCCGCAGCCTGCTGTTCAGTACGAGATGACAAATCTGTATTACCGGCTGAAATCTCGGCTGCACCATGATAGATCCCATCGGTGCTACTACGAATTGCCTGAACAGTATTCACTAAACTGGTTTGTACATCGCGCAACAGCGGAAATAATCGCCCAACACAGTTGCGACCAAAATCGGTAATAGGATGACCAAGTTGGCCAGAAGCAATCACTAGAAAATGCTTACGAATATCGTCCAATGGGCGCACCAGATTGGCAACCAGGTAACGATCCGTTGCCAGCAAAATCAATAGACCGATGACCAACGCAGAGATCAGTGTAATGCTGCTCACTTTGGTCAAATGAGAGAATTGATCTTTAGCCACCCCAATGGCTTTTGATGCCGCCTGATTAAACTTTTCAGCGACTGAACCATACTGGCGACTCAATGCGGGTACCGTTTTCTTGGCTAAATCCTGATAAGCGGCGCTGTTATTGTCCATTGCAGCCTGATACAGCGGCGTAACGCCTTGTTCAATTAATCCACTCCATCCATCAATCACGCCGCTGACTAAAGCGGGATCTAGCTGTGCATGATCGATAGCTTTAAATTCTGCCAGCTTTTGCTTGAGGTTCTCCAATGCAACATCGGATGATTTCAACTCTTTATCAGCATCCGCAATGTTACCGTTCTGGCGGTAATCTACTGACCGAGAAAGGCGCGTCACCATACGGAAATATTGATCCGTCCCCTGATTAACCAGATTCATGTTTTCAACCAACACACTATTTGCGTTGGAGGATTGTGTCAGTTGATTGAGTGACAACAATGTATAGGCTGATACGCCCCCCCAGAGCAGGCAAAATGCGCCAAGTACCCAAAGCAATGCCACCCTGATAGTAATATTTTTTAAAAACTGCATGTTCGTTCCCCTTATATATCGGATAGTTACCGTTAGAAACTTAGGTGTTATTTGATGACCGAAAAGCAATAAAGGACGTTCATACAGCTAACGACAACTCCTTTGCCACCAGACTTGCATCTGACGGTTTTCCCCCTGGCACCGCAAGTTGCAACCATTCAGTTACACAATGGTTATCGGCAATGGCGTTCTAAGGTTGAGCGACTGGCAAAAATTAAATATCGCATAAACTTGATAAAAGTCTGACGGCGTTCTCTGGCATTATGTCGCCCTATACATGTGTTATAATACTTGGCGAAGCGCTCAGTAATTTGCATAACTATTTGAATTCAAAAGGTATTAAGCTATATGGCAACTGTAGGCATTTTCTTTGGCAGCGATACTGGCAATACTGAAAACATTGCCAAGATGATCCAAAAGCAACTGGGCAAAGATGTTGCTGAGGTTCACGACATTGCCAAAAGCAGTAAAGAAGATTTAGAAGGCTTCGATATTCTGCTGATCGGGATCCCAACCTGGTATTACGGCGAAGCGCAATGTGATTGGGATGATTTCTTCCCAACACTGGAAGAGATCGATTTCAACGGCAAGCTAGTGGCACTGTTCGGTTGTGGTGATCAGGAAGACTACGCTGAGTATTTCTGTGATGCGATGGGTACCGTGCGCGATATTATTGAGCCACGTGGTGCGGCAATCGTAGGTCACTGGCCAACGGCTGGCTACCACTTCGAAGCGTCCAAAGGCCTGGCCGATGACGAGCACTTTATTGGTCTGGCAATTGATGAAGACCGTCAGCCAGAACTGACTAATGAACGTGTCGAGGCATGGGTAAAACAGATCACTGAAGAACTGAGCCTATCTGAGATTGTGGGTTGATCGAACAATGTGGGTTGATCTGACAATCGTCAGTTAAGCTAACGAGTCGGAAACGCGATGGTCGTGTGCAACACTGCCGGGCGTTTCCGCTGCCTTTTATCCTTTTGACCTGCACTCTTTATTATAACGTTGCTTTCTCTCTCTCAGTAACCCACTCAATGTGAACAACCCGTTTGGCTATCCGATTGTGCTTTGTTAAGCGGCCCACAGATCCACACCGTCATTCGCGCAAAATGAAAATAAAATGCTACAAATTTGTAACTTTATCCCTCGGCACTGTACACTTAAATGATGTGTTATCCCCATTCATCAATACACTGCATGATTAATCTTACAAAGTGTGCAATTATATCTTTGTTAACAACCACGGTTTTCATTTGGGGCTAGCAGTTCTATAATGAGACGCAATTGTAATTATTGCGCCACGGATGTCATAGGCTGAACAGCCTTAATTTGAATCGATAGTAACAGGACTGAATCCGCATGACTGACAACAACAAAGCCTTAAAAAATGCAGGTCTTAAAGTAACGCTGCCCCGGCTTAAAATTCTGGAAGTGTTGCAAGACCCGTCGTGCCATCACGTCAGCGCGGAAGATCTTTATAAAAAGCTGATCGATATCGGTGAAGAGATCGGTTTAGCCACGGTTTACCGCGT
The sequence above is drawn from the Yersinia intermedia genome and encodes:
- the ybfF gene encoding esterase — protein: MKLNFRLQNALSATPSLPIMLIHGLFGNLDNLGVLARDLQKDHNVIQVDMRDHGLSPRSPQVNYPAMAQDVLELLDHLAIEKAIIIGHSMGGKVAMALTAIAPHRIEKLVAIDVAPVNYQVRRHDQIFTALNAVSNAGITQRQEAAQLMREYIKEEGVIQFLLKSFQNGEWRFNVPALWDQYENIVGWQPIPPWPHPILFIRGELSPYIQDSHRDEIARQFPQARAYVVAGTGHWVHAEKPDSVLRAIHRFIDANSTDEKETE
- a CDS encoding methyl-accepting chemotaxis protein, with protein sequence MQFLKNITIRVALLWVLGAFCLLWGGVSAYTLLSLNQLTQSSNANSVLVENMNLVNQGTDQYFRMVTRLSRSVDYRQNGNIADADKELKSSDVALENLKQKLAEFKAIDHAQLDPALVSGVIDGWSGLIEQGVTPLYQAAMDNNSAAYQDLAKKTVPALSRQYGSVAEKFNQAASKAIGVAKDQFSHLTKVSSITLISALVIGLLILLATDRYLVANLVRPLDDIRKHFLVIASGQLGHPITDFGRNCVGRLFPLLRDVQTSLVNTVQAIRSSTDGIYHGAAEISAGNTDLSSRTEQQAAALEETAASMEQLTATVKHNADNAHHASQLAANASATAKKGGVLVADVVNTMNEISASSRKIADITTVINSIAFQTNILALNAAVEAARAGEQGRGFAVVASEVRNLAQRSAQAAKEIDGLINESVSRVSSGSALVESAGITMDEIVRSITNVTDLMGEIASASDEQSKGISQVGQAVAEMDSVTQQNAALVQQASRAAASLEEQATQLNQAVAVFKLKADDERAKPVVKMRANQRTTAPATAKADSNANWETF
- the fldA gene encoding flavodoxin FldA, whose translation is MATVGIFFGSDTGNTENIAKMIQKQLGKDVAEVHDIAKSSKEDLEGFDILLIGIPTWYYGEAQCDWDDFFPTLEEIDFNGKLVALFGCGDQEDYAEYFCDAMGTVRDIIEPRGAAIVGHWPTAGYHFEASKGLADDEHFIGLAIDEDRQPELTNERVEAWVKQITEELSLSEIVG
- the ybfE gene encoding LexA regulated protein, whose protein sequence is MAKEQTDRTTLDLFADERRPGRPKTNPLSRDEQLRINKRNQLRRDKVRGLRRVELKINADAVDALNSLAEQRNISRSELIEQMLLAQLAHSQDGF